The proteins below come from a single Rosa rugosa chromosome 2, drRosRugo1.1, whole genome shotgun sequence genomic window:
- the LOC133728933 gene encoding uncharacterized protein LOC133728933 isoform X2, with amino-acid sequence MHQHRDGQWINEAAEQTGKKMLGELNQTKEKLAEVLGAASLDEIEVPVSMQLDILANGVGVAKGRGIRGLGYGPRKEPVHYSESDKSTNTSVTEQKVIELTATVEKLLRHISHIEEQLATVEGYNVHYSSDDDDDYDNGDDDDDDVNIYGDEDEGAD; translated from the exons ATGCATCAACATCGTGACGGTCAATGGATCAACGAAGCAGCTGAACAAACTGGG AAGAAAATGTTAGgagaattgaatcaaacaaaggagaaGTTAGCTGAAGTGCTTGGGGCTGCCTCACTTGATGAAATAGAAGTTCCCGTCTCTATGCAGTTGGATATCTTGGCAAATGGCGTTGGGGTTGCAAAGGGTAGAGGCATTCGCGGTCTGGGCTATGGTCCACGGAAGGAACCCGTCCATTATTCTGAGAGTGATAAATCTACAAATACTTCAGTGACAGAACAAAAGGTGATTGAGCTGACAGCCACGGTGGAAAAGCTTTTGAGGCATATCAGTCACATAGAAGAGCAACTTGCTACTGTTGAAGGGTATAATGTTCATTATtccagtgatgatgatgatgattatgataatggggatgatgatgatgatgatgtgaaTATCTATGGGGATGAAGATGAGGGTGCAGACTAG